A region of Bombilactobacillus folatiphilus DNA encodes the following proteins:
- a CDS encoding ABC transporter ATP-binding protein: MKQPILELKNITTMVNQQTNQPVAILQNLNLAVYPGDFITVLGTNGAGKSTLFETIAGNIVPTYGKIKYHQKDITQWSVTKRTRFLSQVFQDPKLGTAPRMTVAENLLLAAKRGQHRGFHLRKLKSTKVKMIQSLQQMQHPLIDKLDLPTENLSGGQRQSLSFLMATLNQPEILLLDEHTAALDPKSSMQLMAQTAQKIAQEHLTCLMITHHLEDALKYGNRLIILQEGQVVLDLSQAQKSQLTKEQLAGYFI, translated from the coding sequence ATTAAGCAACCGATTTTAGAATTGAAAAACATTACAACAATGGTCAATCAACAAACGAATCAACCAGTAGCCATTTTACAGAATTTAAATTTGGCAGTTTATCCAGGTGATTTTATTACAGTTTTGGGTACCAATGGTGCTGGCAAATCCACTTTATTTGAAACAATTGCTGGCAATATTGTTCCAACTTATGGGAAGATTAAATATCATCAAAAAGATATTACGCAGTGGTCCGTAACGAAAAGGACTCGTTTTTTAAGCCAAGTTTTTCAAGATCCTAAATTAGGTACTGCCCCTCGTATGACGGTGGCCGAAAATCTATTGTTGGCAGCTAAACGCGGTCAACATCGAGGCTTCCACTTACGCAAATTAAAGTCGACCAAAGTAAAAATGATACAATCTTTGCAACAAATGCAGCATCCATTAATTGATAAATTAGATTTGCCAACAGAAAATTTGTCTGGTGGTCAACGCCAAAGTTTAAGTTTTTTGATGGCAACCCTGAATCAGCCAGAAATATTGTTGTTGGATGAACACACTGCGGCGTTGGACCCAAAAAGTAGTATGCAACTGATGGCCCAAACTGCGCAGAAGATTGCTCAGGAACATTTGACTTGTTTAATGATTACGCATCATTTGGAAGATGCGTTAAAATATGGCAATCGCTTAATTATTTTACAAGAAGGTCAAGTTGTTTTGGATCTATCACAAGCTCAAAAATCCCAATTAACTAAAGAACAATTAGCTGGTTATTTTATCTAA
- a CDS encoding ClC family H(+)/Cl(-) exchange transporter, with translation MARPRVDSVRFRLIFQGFLVGIVTGIVVSLFRLCIEKLLGLVQISYIHGHVKTFCLMLVVNLVLTIFVGWLIKSEPHIAGSGIPEVEGQLQGKFTFHWWPILWKKFIAGVLSIGSGLFLGREGPSIQLGAAVGQGIASSFKQHGSKNRALIAAGATGGLAAAFNAPIAGTMFVLEEIYHNFSPLIWLTSLSSAIGANFVSLKIFGEVPILHMVYNHPLPVNLYGHLLLLGSILGLLGFVYQRVLLMMPKLYQLTKLPRAFQGVIPFVLVIGIGFWQPKLLGGGNNLVLALGEHHFVLTSLLIILVVRFLFSMISYGSGLPGGIFLPILSLGAVIGAIYAGIMIRLGWLPRIYLTNLIIFSMAGYFAGISKAPFTAILLVTEMVGNLTNLMAMAILTLVAYLVVDWLGGAPIYESLLQRMIVPQRISQPQHFEQIEVPVFEGSVQDGQQVRAIYWPSEALLISIHRGSQTILPHGDTMIYAGDTLLLLVDASHMAQVRRQVAELLKPPT, from the coding sequence ATAGCCCGACCACGAGTGGATAGTGTCCGTTTTCGACTGATTTTCCAAGGTTTCCTGGTGGGGATTGTAACGGGAATTGTCGTATCATTATTTCGATTATGTATTGAAAAATTATTAGGATTAGTTCAGATTAGTTATATCCATGGTCATGTCAAAACATTCTGTTTAATGCTTGTGGTTAATTTGGTTTTGACCATCTTTGTTGGTTGGCTAATCAAAAGTGAGCCCCATATTGCGGGTTCAGGTATTCCAGAAGTGGAAGGCCAATTACAAGGTAAATTTACTTTTCATTGGTGGCCCATTTTATGGAAAAAATTTATAGCTGGTGTTCTCAGTATTGGGTCAGGCCTTTTTTTGGGACGTGAGGGACCGTCAATTCAGTTAGGCGCGGCTGTGGGTCAAGGCATAGCTAGTAGTTTTAAACAACATGGCTCCAAAAATCGAGCCCTGATTGCTGCTGGAGCTACGGGTGGGTTGGCAGCTGCTTTTAATGCTCCGATCGCAGGAACAATGTTTGTATTAGAAGAAATTTATCATAATTTTAGCCCCTTAATTTGGCTGACAAGTTTGAGTAGTGCAATTGGCGCGAACTTTGTTTCCTTAAAAATTTTTGGTGAAGTGCCGATTTTGCATATGGTTTATAATCATCCTTTACCTGTCAATTTATATGGTCATTTGTTGCTGCTGGGAAGCATTTTAGGACTTTTAGGTTTTGTGTACCAGCGTGTCTTATTGATGATGCCCAAATTATATCAATTAACGAAATTACCACGGGCATTCCAAGGAGTTATCCCGTTTGTCTTAGTAATTGGAATAGGTTTTTGGCAACCAAAATTATTGGGTGGTGGCAATAATCTAGTATTAGCTTTAGGTGAACATCATTTTGTGTTGACAAGTTTGCTGATAATTTTAGTTGTACGTTTTCTTTTTTCAATGATTTCTTATGGTTCTGGTTTGCCTGGTGGCATCTTCTTGCCAATTCTGTCTTTAGGGGCAGTCATTGGTGCGATTTATGCAGGCATCATGATTCGACTAGGATGGCTACCGCGGATATACTTAACGAATTTGATTATTTTTTCGATGGCAGGTTACTTTGCTGGTATTAGTAAAGCCCCGTTTACGGCGATACTGTTAGTGACTGAAATGGTAGGCAATTTGACTAATTTGATGGCAATGGCTATTTTAACTTTGGTGGCGTACTTAGTGGTCGATTGGTTGGGTGGCGCCCCAATATATGAATCGTTGTTGCAGCGAATGATTGTGCCACAACGAATATCGCAACCGCAACATTTTGAACAAATTGAAGTTCCTGTTTTTGAAGGTAGCGTTCAAGATGGGCAACAGGTGCGGGCTATTTATTGGCCCTCGGAGGCGCTGTTAATCAGTATTCATCGTGGCTCACAAACAATTTTGCCGCACGGTGATACGATGATTTATGCAGGGGATACTTTGTTGTTATTAGTTGATGCATCACATATGGCACAGGTACGCAGACAAGTGGCAGAATTGTTAAAGCCACCGACATAG
- a CDS encoding type II toxin-antitoxin system PemK/MazF family toxin, protein MEKYQPHQGDIVKVHFDPSLGHEQKGYRPALIISQDIMSLTSPFIWIVPISHGNYDHPLHIKLDKGTITDGTIFVEQLKSIDFLKRKVIYIEKVPNNILMEVLNNIKETL, encoded by the coding sequence ATGGAAAAATATCAACCTCACCAGGGGGATATCGTTAAAGTACATTTCGATCCTTCTTTAGGGCATGAACAAAAGGGGTATCGACCGGCTTTAATAATTAGCCAAGATATAATGAGCTTGACTTCACCATTTATTTGGATTGTTCCGATCTCACATGGAAACTATGACCATCCTTTGCACATCAAACTAGATAAAGGAACCATAACAGACGGAACAATTTTTGTCGAACAATTAAAGTCAATTGATTTTCTCAAACGAAAAGTGATTTATATAGAAAAAGTGCCAAATAATATCTTGATGGAAGTTCTAAACAACATTAAGGAAACATTGTAA
- a CDS encoding AbrB/MazE/SpoVT family DNA-binding domain-containing protein has translation MTKESKIMSWGHSNGVILTKEILQAAGLITGSKVQIETEKRNDHVVVVLNPIKKQSLAEKYANYQGTPDSYEYPKDLKDWENVKPLGRELL, from the coding sequence ATGACTAAAGAAAGTAAAATAATGTCTTGGGGCCATAGTAATGGTGTCATTCTAACAAAAGAAATCCTGCAAGCAGCTGGATTAATCACAGGTTCCAAGGTACAAATAGAAACCGAAAAAAGAAATGATCACGTTGTCGTTGTCCTAAATCCAATTAAAAAACAATCTTTAGCCGAGAAGTACGCCAATTACCAAGGAACACCAGATAGTTATGAATACCCTAAAGATTTAAAGGACTGGGAAAATGTCAAACCACTTGGAAGAGAACTCCTATAA
- a CDS encoding putative mucin/carbohydrate-binding domain-containing protein: MHLTKKSLWFWLGLVTFMLFSYSSVQAQDIKTQNITSLPEPTWISNSGMSKGKYHDRQDLGFILRENKVLKVRQVNPDFKGKLTLRLLGFDSKMEKSLNVTSQWQTVSADSPLVPFIDTPYGNTSAKIEYEVEDTHKEKPLPIYQEYGNQTAFFKTWDDYDANFALIKGKDFQLLIPKSDKEKVRHLQDYKNLDELIEHYNELFAFYNKMAGFDGSTPLNLNGQNRYFLKADAHGDGGAYYSDQWAANTAKTADMWLKKNDWATLHEIAHGYQAGFDGVGMYTGEVSNNLFGVQYQYTKYGKKADQIGWLFNYGKKDAVENGLYKDLITNHGTYSSVDLREKLILLTMIKQKAGDASFTKMYQEYRQLANQPGFNKNNYPLPDLMNQVYSENSHQDFTPVLQKWGLSLNNNQAAKNRAANYPAVASLADVIPKSQLPRAHALLDDKIMINSNFEMVQDQDIVPMDLHGNLTLKLNADDLKQLAGTKVSLKDGAQVVATQTINGDTVNFKNIANGVYTLDFAGKQMDNYLPDQNYVYVKEANNTANVKLTKINNSSLTNQELDLLGLSDVKFATLKTNLNNRQAVLDVLKSSPHNRYVGETYAKITVKDSDNKVKFNRTILGTNNQTGTTKIPLAVGDTIEVYHAETRTRLRSSDNIIDKTKTTNQWTVTKWGLQNKTLKNDPQQDLIKKITQQSSQLQNDPADTPAKKNLLVAIDSLNEPYKTQYSKQAFN, translated from the coding sequence GTGCATTTAACTAAAAAATCGTTATGGTTCTGGCTCGGATTGGTGACTTTTATGCTATTCAGTTACTCATCCGTCCAAGCGCAAGACATCAAGACACAAAATATCACCAGTTTACCGGAACCAACTTGGATTTCTAATTCCGGCATGAGCAAAGGTAAATATCATGATCGCCAAGACCTTGGTTTTATCCTACGGGAAAACAAGGTGCTCAAAGTTCGCCAAGTTAATCCTGATTTTAAAGGTAAGCTAACTTTACGGTTATTAGGCTTCGACTCCAAGATGGAGAAAAGCTTAAATGTGACTTCTCAATGGCAAACCGTCAGTGCCGACAGTCCGTTAGTCCCGTTTATTGATACCCCTTACGGCAACACTTCTGCCAAAATTGAATACGAAGTGGAAGATACTCACAAAGAAAAGCCGTTACCTATTTATCAAGAATATGGTAATCAAACAGCTTTCTTCAAAACTTGGGATGATTACGACGCTAACTTTGCTTTGATTAAAGGCAAAGATTTCCAACTATTAATTCCGAAATCAGATAAAGAGAAAGTTCGTCACTTACAAGATTACAAAAACTTAGACGAATTGATCGAACATTACAACGAACTATTTGCCTTTTACAATAAGATGGCCGGTTTTGATGGTTCCACCCCACTTAATCTAAACGGTCAAAATCGTTATTTCTTAAAAGCTGATGCACACGGCGATGGTGGTGCTTATTATAGTGACCAATGGGCCGCTAATACTGCCAAAACTGCTGACATGTGGCTTAAGAAAAATGATTGGGCAACACTTCATGAAATTGCCCACGGCTACCAAGCAGGCTTTGATGGCGTTGGAATGTACACCGGTGAAGTTTCCAACAACTTATTCGGCGTTCAATATCAATACACCAAATATGGTAAAAAAGCTGACCAAATCGGCTGGCTCTTCAACTATGGTAAAAAAGATGCTGTCGAAAATGGTTTATATAAAGATTTGATTACGAATCACGGCACTTATAGTTCGGTTGACTTACGTGAAAAATTGATTTTATTGACCATGATTAAACAAAAAGCTGGCGATGCTTCCTTTACCAAGATGTATCAAGAGTATCGCCAACTGGCTAATCAACCTGGTTTTAACAAAAATAACTACCCATTGCCTGACCTCATGAACCAAGTTTACAGTGAAAATAGTCATCAAGACTTTACGCCCGTTTTACAAAAATGGGGTCTCAGTTTAAATAATAATCAAGCTGCTAAAAATCGTGCCGCCAATTATCCCGCAGTCGCTTCGTTGGCTGACGTGATTCCAAAGAGCCAATTGCCCCGAGCACACGCTTTATTAGACGACAAGATTATGATTAACTCCAACTTTGAGATGGTTCAAGATCAAGATATTGTCCCGATGGATTTGCACGGTAATCTAACCTTGAAATTAAACGCTGACGATCTTAAACAATTAGCCGGCACCAAAGTGTCCTTAAAAGACGGTGCACAAGTTGTGGCAACACAAACTATCAATGGCGATACAGTTAATTTTAAAAATATTGCTAACGGTGTTTATACACTTGACTTTGCTGGTAAACAGATGGATAACTATTTGCCTGACCAAAATTATGTTTACGTCAAAGAAGCCAACAATACTGCCAATGTTAAGTTAACCAAAATTAATAACAGTAGTTTGACCAATCAAGAATTAGATTTATTAGGCTTGAGCGATGTTAAATTCGCTACGTTAAAAACCAATTTGAACAACCGACAAGCTGTTTTAGATGTGCTTAAAAGTAGTCCGCATAATCGTTACGTTGGTGAGACTTACGCTAAAATCACAGTCAAAGACAGTGACAACAAGGTGAAATTTAACCGAACAATTTTGGGTACAAATAACCAAACGGGCACCACGAAGATTCCTTTAGCAGTTGGTGACACGATTGAAGTTTATCACGCGGAAACGCGGACACGTTTGCGCAGTAGCGACAACATTATTGACAAAACAAAGACAACCAATCAATGGACGGTTACCAAATGGGGCTTACAGAATAAGACTTTAAAAAACGATCCCCAACAAGATTTAATAAAAAAGATTACTCAACAAAGTTCGCAACTCCAAAATGATCCTGCCGATACACCTGCTAAAAAGAATTTATTGGTGGCAATTGATTCGTTAAATGAACCATACAAAACACAATATTCAAAACAAGCTTTCAATTAA
- the gap gene encoding type I glyceraldehyde-3-phosphate dehydrogenase, translating into MVTKLGINGFGRIGRLALRRIITTSNDLEVVAINDLTSPKVLAHLLKYDTGQGTLDGEITATENAIVVNGHEIPVYSQSDASQIPWVNNDGVELVLESSGFYTSQEKAQAHLRAGVKRVLISAPAGEMKTIVYGVNDDILTRQDQIVSAGSCTTNCLAPLAQAMNDSFGIKVGSMTTIHAYTNSQSLQDSPKSNLRAARAAAMNTVPLSTGAAKAIGLVIPELKGKLNGHAQRVPVIAGSVVELDTVLNQRVTAEQVNQTVSSLANNDSFTTVTDEIVSSDVIGSTYGSIFDPTQTQVVDGGDLQMVKTVAWYDNEYGFTSQMIRTLDKFAHF; encoded by the coding sequence ATGGTTACGAAATTAGGAATTAACGGTTTTGGTCGAATTGGTCGTTTGGCTCTAAGAAGAATTATTACAACATCTAATGATTTAGAAGTGGTGGCGATTAATGATTTGACATCACCAAAAGTATTAGCTCATTTATTAAAATATGATACGGGTCAGGGTACCTTGGATGGCGAAATTACGGCGACAGAAAACGCGATTGTTGTTAATGGACATGAAATACCAGTTTATTCACAGTCAGATGCTTCACAGATTCCCTGGGTAAATAACGATGGTGTAGAACTTGTTCTAGAATCTAGTGGGTTTTATACATCACAAGAAAAGGCGCAAGCTCATTTGCGAGCGGGGGTAAAGCGAGTTTTAATTTCTGCTCCTGCAGGTGAGATGAAAACGATCGTTTATGGTGTGAATGATGATATTTTAACTCGTCAAGATCAGATTGTTTCTGCTGGATCATGTACCACAAATTGTTTGGCTCCTTTGGCGCAAGCCATGAATGATTCTTTTGGAATTAAAGTGGGATCAATGACAACGATTCATGCGTATACTAATAGTCAATCCTTACAAGATAGTCCTAAGAGCAATTTGCGTGCTGCACGGGCTGCAGCTATGAACACGGTGCCGTTGTCAACAGGGGCAGCCAAAGCGATTGGTTTAGTCATTCCTGAATTAAAGGGCAAGTTGAATGGTCATGCTCAAAGGGTACCGGTGATTGCGGGTTCTGTGGTGGAATTAGATACGGTTTTAAATCAAAGAGTAACTGCAGAGCAGGTTAATCAAACAGTTAGTTCGTTGGCTAATAATGACAGTTTTACAACGGTGACTGATGAGATTGTATCTTCTGATGTCATTGGTTCGACGTACGGTTCGATATTTGACCCGACCCAGACACAGGTTGTTGATGGGGGCGATTTACAAATGGTTAAGACGGTAGCGTGGTATGATAATGAATACGGATTTACGTCACAAATGATTCGAACCTTAGATAAATTTGCGCATTTTTAA
- a CDS encoding ABC transporter permease family protein gives MVIYAVFVGVLVLFRHQFTAINHIFEFIQNLTNGNLTSIILLDGVFIFFGVALFLLVSSFAGIGVTKQEDISKVSTPVGLIVMVLYMATIWTLTLAKPINYVTKILSVLPFTSSFFLPIWVSTEAVPIWIILAAIILAVGTIILLSWVFSQLYQILALYKGSKPIKYAFKHFLKQ, from the coding sequence TTGGTTATATATGCGGTTTTTGTTGGCGTTTTAGTTTTATTCCGACATCAATTTACGGCAATCAATCATATTTTTGAATTCATTCAGAATTTAACCAATGGGAATTTGACTAGTATCATCTTATTAGATGGGGTGTTTATTTTCTTTGGCGTGGCTTTGTTTTTGTTAGTATCTTCTTTTGCTGGCATTGGTGTCACTAAACAAGAGGATATCTCCAAAGTTTCGACGCCGGTTGGATTAATAGTTATGGTGTTATATATGGCGACCATATGGACATTAACGTTGGCTAAGCCGATTAATTACGTCACAAAAATCTTATCTGTTTTACCGTTTACTTCGTCTTTTTTCTTGCCGATCTGGGTTTCCACAGAAGCTGTTCCGATCTGGATTATTTTGGCAGCCATTATCCTCGCTGTCGGTACAATTATTCTTTTATCGTGGGTCTTTTCGCAACTGTACCAAATATTGGCGTTATATAAAGGCAGTAAGCCCATTAAGTATGCATTCAAACATTTCTTAAAGCAGTGA
- a CDS encoding TetR/AcrR family transcriptional regulator, which yields MAKQDNKQKLIEATDKLLQTNSLFAITTKEITTTAGLSVGVFYNYFKAKEDAFKEVVNRFFKYTVATLERLKQELTGNNIRSEIKFKEALINGIDKQWENNFLNGDIIILSRQDHQFRDTINRYNDQIIELIMDILMITNPLIKEKPKVKAMLVMNLIENSGPAFFKFDSAAQQEAYIDELVMTIYKICFGKES from the coding sequence ATGGCTAAACAAGATAATAAGCAAAAATTAATTGAAGCGACCGACAAGCTACTTCAAACCAATAGTTTGTTTGCGATCACCACGAAGGAAATTACGACGACCGCGGGGCTTTCGGTGGGGGTGTTTTACAATTACTTTAAGGCCAAAGAAGATGCGTTTAAAGAAGTTGTGAATCGTTTTTTTAAGTATACAGTTGCAACTTTAGAAAGATTGAAACAGGAACTGACTGGCAATAATATTCGTTCGGAAATTAAGTTTAAAGAGGCCTTAATCAATGGCATTGATAAACAATGGGAAAATAATTTTTTGAATGGTGACATCATCATCTTGTCCCGTCAGGATCATCAGTTTAGGGACACTATTAATCGTTACAATGACCAAATCATTGAACTGATTATGGATATTTTGATGATCACTAACCCTTTAATAAAAGAAAAACCTAAAGTCAAAGCAATGCTGGTCATGAATCTAATTGAAAATTCGGGCCCCGCATTCTTTAAATTTGACTCTGCTGCACAACAAGAAGCTTATATTGATGAGTTAGTTATGACGATCTACAAGATTTGCTTTGGGAAAGAGTCATAA
- a CDS encoding MFS transporter, producing MSNTKKLISFVGLTIAMFMGTLDSTIINIALPSIMDQFHASLNDTSWVTTIYTLALAVFMITGSKLADRYGRKKLMLIGLVLFGGFSAACMFAPSLLALIVFRFFQGIGGAIITPIVLPMGIEIFGKENTSKISSVVGAITALAAAGGPPIGGVILQYGSWRGVFGINLPLSILALLIVVFFIQESYDNTLSGKIDWFGMLALSVSLGGIVFGLLEGRQLGWHSVIIVTSLVIGVLALLVFYLIEKRVAEPLIELDLIKEKTFTASSLVYFVTGFSLVCPMLIINYFLQDLLNYSALHAALIIIPVSLTVVVAMPLGTKIFDAMGAKWVTGIGLLLIAGSLGLLSLIKMNTPTIIIVVFLIINGFGFGFSSVSLVASVQYLPKEKTGIGSGIVNSMRQIGTCLGMALLVTVLNNNVLNAKNEIRSDAVQTIQTHRLAPQVQNVAEKEVKRLFKTNSKGKNIKTKTSGLQKKIKRVAQQTNNLPEPAKKSSLGIIYQKQKMMTDGTRTLNTGLTKLVKDSNNPLLTATGGLVKGQQKMLTGIKLLAQKNEIRTTLRDIKKQKNKKLTAAFSKTYLLAAIIVLLCSPIALLTDYQKKKVA from the coding sequence ATGTCCAATACCAAAAAATTAATTAGTTTTGTTGGTTTAACAATTGCAATGTTCATGGGAACGTTGGATAGTACAATTATTAATATTGCTTTGCCTAGTATTATGGATCAATTTCATGCCAGTCTGAATGATACGAGTTGGGTGACCACCATTTATACTTTAGCGTTGGCTGTGTTTATGATCACAGGTTCTAAATTAGCGGATCGTTACGGTCGCAAAAAGTTAATGCTCATTGGCTTGGTGCTCTTTGGTGGCTTTTCAGCGGCTTGTATGTTTGCACCCTCATTATTGGCTTTAATTGTTTTTAGATTTTTCCAAGGCATTGGCGGGGCGATTATCACACCAATTGTGTTGCCTATGGGGATTGAAATTTTTGGGAAAGAAAATACGTCTAAAATTTCGAGTGTCGTTGGTGCCATTACAGCGTTGGCGGCTGCTGGTGGACCACCGATTGGTGGCGTTATTTTACAATATGGTTCCTGGCGCGGTGTGTTTGGGATTAATTTACCATTATCCATTCTTGCCCTATTAATTGTGGTCTTTTTCATTCAAGAATCATATGACAACACACTATCTGGCAAAATTGATTGGTTTGGTATGCTGGCACTGTCTGTTTCACTAGGCGGAATTGTCTTCGGCTTGCTGGAAGGTCGACAATTAGGTTGGCATTCAGTGATTATTGTGACTAGTTTAGTAATTGGCGTTTTAGCGCTATTGGTCTTTTACCTAATTGAAAAACGCGTTGCGGAACCGTTAATTGAACTAGATCTAATCAAGGAAAAGACTTTTACAGCATCCAGCTTAGTTTATTTTGTGACAGGCTTTTCATTAGTCTGCCCTATGTTAATTATTAATTATTTTTTACAAGATTTACTCAATTACAGCGCACTGCATGCCGCGTTGATTATTATTCCGGTATCGTTGACGGTGGTTGTAGCGATGCCTTTGGGAACGAAAATTTTTGATGCAATGGGTGCCAAATGGGTCACAGGAATCGGACTATTATTGATTGCGGGTAGTTTAGGCTTGCTATCATTAATCAAAATGAATACCCCAACCATTATTATTGTTGTTTTTCTGATTATTAATGGTTTTGGCTTTGGTTTTTCATCGGTTTCACTTGTTGCTTCGGTCCAATATTTGCCTAAAGAAAAAACGGGGATTGGTTCGGGAATCGTTAATTCGATGCGTCAAATTGGTACGTGTCTAGGCATGGCGTTATTGGTGACAGTTTTAAACAACAATGTTTTAAATGCGAAAAATGAAATTAGAAGTGATGCAGTTCAAACGATTCAAACCCATCGTTTGGCGCCACAGGTTCAGAATGTGGCAGAAAAAGAAGTTAAACGTCTTTTTAAAACGAATTCCAAGGGTAAAAATATTAAAACGAAAACTTCTGGTTTACAGAAAAAAATCAAACGGGTAGCTCAGCAAACTAATAATTTACCTGAACCTGCTAAAAAGAGTTCTTTAGGAATCATTTATCAAAAACAAAAAATGATGACTGATGGCACCAGAACGCTCAATACTGGTCTCACTAAATTGGTGAAAGATAGCAATAATCCTTTGTTGACGGCGACTGGTGGTTTAGTGAAGGGACAACAGAAGATGTTGACCGGTATTAAGTTGTTGGCACAAAAGAACGAAATCAGAACCACGTTAAGGGACATTAAGAAACAAAAAAATAAAAAACTAACGGCTGCATTTAGTAAAACTTATTTACTTGCCGCGATCATTGTCTTGCTGTGTTCGCCAATTGCGTTGTTAACGGATTATCAAAAGAAAAAAGTAGCTTAA